The window CTGCGGAAGCTTGTCCCAGCCGAAGATCCACAGCCCGATGAAGGTGGACTCGAAGAAGAAGGCGATCAGCGCCTCGAAGGCGAGCGGGGCACCGAAGACATCACCGACGAAGCGGGAGTAGTCGGACCAGTTCATGCCGAACTGGAATTCCTGCACGATGCCGGTGACGACGCCCATCGCGATGTTGATCAGAAATAGCTTGCCCCAGAACTTGGTGGCCTTGAGGTACTTCTCGTTCCCCGAGCGCACCCACGCGGTCTGCAGGCCGGCGGTGAGCGCGGCGAGCGAGATCGTGAGCGGGACGAAGAGGAAGTGATAGACGGTCGTGATACCGAACTGCCAGCGCGCCAGGGTCTCCGGCGCCAGAGCGAGGTCCACGTCTTCTCCTTCCATGCCGTGGCACTGCGGCAGTTCGCCCCGCCTGTCACGTACATCTCAGGACAACCGGGACGAGCTTGTGAATGCATTCACATTCACAAGCAAGTATGACGCATGCCCGTTCGAGAAGGGAGTGGGGGGTGCCCATAAGCAGGGGGTCCGGAGAAAAGATCTCCGAACCCCCTGGTCAGAAGCCTCTGACGACCCCTAGAGCTCCTTGGTGAACGTCTCCGTCACCTTCAGGAGGATGTCGTTCGCCTCGGTCTCGCCGATCGTCACCCGTACGCCCTCCCCGGGGAAGGGCCGCACGACGACACCGGCCTGCTCGCACGCACCGGCGAACTCGACCGTGCGCTCCCCCAGCCGCAGCCACACGAAGTTGGCCTGAGTGTCCGGCACCGTCCACCCCTGGCCACGCAGCGCCTCGACGACCCGGTTGCGCTCACAGACCAGCGAACCGACCCGGCCGAGCAGCGCGTCCTCGGCACGCAGCGAGGCGACCGCGGCGTCCTGTGCGAGTTGGCTCACACCGAACGGCACGGCCGTCTTGCGCAGGGCGGCCGCCACCGGCTCATGAGCGATCGCGAATCCCACCCGGAGACCCGCGAGGCCGTACGCCTTGGAGAAGGTGCGCAGCACACAGACGTTCGGCCGCTCCCGGTAGAACTCGACACCGTCCGGCACCTCGACATCCCGTACGAACTCTCGGTACGCCTCGTCCAGCACCACCAGCACATCACTGGGAACCTGGTCGAGGAACCGCTCCAGCTCGGCCCTGCGTACCGCCGTCCCCGTCGGGTTGTTCGGGTTGCAGACGAAAATCAGCCGGGTCCGGTCGGTGATCGCGCCCGCCATCGCGTCCAGGTCGTGAACATCGCCCGGCGTCAACGGCACCTGCACGGACGTGGCCCCACTGATCTGCGTGATGATCGGGTACGCCTCGAACGACCGCCAGGCGTAGATCACCTCGTCCCCGGGCCCCGAGGTCGCCTGCAGCAGCTGCTGGGCGACACCGACCGAGCCGGTGCCCGTCGCCAGATCCGTGACCGGCACGCCGAAGCGGTCCGCGAGCTCGTTCACGAGCCCCGTGCACGCCATGTCCGGGTACCGGTTGAAGGACGCTGCCGAGCCCGTCACGGTCTCCAGCACGCCGGGCAGCGGCGGATAGGGGTTCTCGTTGGAGGACAGCTTGTACGCCACCGGGCCGCCCGCCGCGGCCGGCTTGCCGGGCTTGTAGGTGGGGATACCCTCC is drawn from Streptomyces bottropensis ATCC 25435 and contains these coding sequences:
- the hisC gene encoding histidinol-phosphate transaminase, producing the protein MSETSPKLRAELEGIPTYKPGKPAAAGGPVAYKLSSNENPYPPLPGVLETVTGSAASFNRYPDMACTGLVNELADRFGVPVTDLATGTGSVGVAQQLLQATSGPGDEVIYAWRSFEAYPIITQISGATSVQVPLTPGDVHDLDAMAGAITDRTRLIFVCNPNNPTGTAVRRAELERFLDQVPSDVLVVLDEAYREFVRDVEVPDGVEFYRERPNVCVLRTFSKAYGLAGLRVGFAIAHEPVAAALRKTAVPFGVSQLAQDAAVASLRAEDALLGRVGSLVCERNRVVEALRGQGWTVPDTQANFVWLRLGERTVEFAGACEQAGVVVRPFPGEGVRVTIGETEANDILLKVTETFTKEL